A single window of Syntrophotalea acetylenica DNA harbors:
- a CDS encoding tetratricopeptide repeat protein — MKNDTAADRAKSFADSGFGHLKTASYDAALDAFAEAARLCEQAGDKAGEATQRMIMADICFATGRQGQALDIYREVLAILRPDADKARIAAVQNNIGLLLSRLQRHAEAMAAFGEARAGFQACGQTQRAAEQLGNMGSLCRDRQAYEDALNYYQQALEMFEEMALAEKIADQHANIGYIHAMRGDKDAGLLHFEQALTLYRQSGNQDKALETQKNIDTLNN, encoded by the coding sequence ATGAAAAACGACACCGCCGCCGACAGGGCAAAATCCTTTGCCGATTCAGGCTTCGGCCATTTGAAAACCGCATCCTATGATGCCGCGCTTGACGCTTTTGCGGAAGCCGCCAGGCTCTGTGAGCAAGCTGGCGACAAGGCCGGCGAGGCGACGCAGCGCATGATCATGGCCGACATCTGTTTTGCCACAGGCCGCCAGGGCCAGGCACTGGATATTTATCGGGAGGTTCTTGCCATTCTGAGGCCCGACGCTGACAAGGCACGTATTGCCGCCGTGCAGAACAATATCGGGCTGCTTTTGAGCCGCCTGCAGCGACACGCGGAAGCCATGGCGGCGTTCGGTGAGGCCAGGGCTGGATTCCAGGCATGCGGGCAGACGCAGAGAGCAGCCGAACAGCTGGGAAACATGGGGTCGCTGTGCCGCGACCGCCAGGCCTACGAAGACGCCCTGAATTATTACCAGCAGGCATTGGAGATGTTCGAGGAGATGGCCCTGGCGGAAAAAATCGCGGATCAGCACGCCAATATCGGCTATATCCACGCCATGCGCGGCGACAAGGACGCCGGTTTGTTACACTTTGAACAGGCTCTCACGCTATATCGGCAGTCGGGAAATCAGGACAAGGCTCTGGAAACACAAAAAAACATCGACACGCTCAACAACTGA
- a CDS encoding alginate export family protein — MSKARWIKSLLLGLLAAGVGFGAAPAGAEIYAIDYNGFHAGAGLSAAMGTFHTNNSNFGAGGVKNGDKDNSWFEVYIMPSLNMSYDTGKFGTFYGEFSYVGTQTFGGIDPAGFSQTFGGSENPGDWESELFYAGWKSGNLIPGLPENVIDISFGEQVFSVGDGFLIADGEFDGAKGCYWIAPHKSFRETAILKVNTEPVRADFFYLKADKDYADTELYGVNVEYIKDGFGTLGASWMTITDANAFYEDGVTENFYANRDGMDVWSVRFQGNPLTAWGLEELFLSGEYADQAGGDRADVDAYGYYVEAGWTFGNLPWTPTLSYRYAFFSGDDADTSDYESFDPLFYGFLRGWGTHFMGEVVGEYHLFNSNQQIQMVHLNLVPTDKLSVGAIYYNFKLDKNNIFGTPVTSDEYADEINLYADYALNDNVWLSGVFGCAFPGEAAEQYWGDDQAMMVVEAYVTFTF; from the coding sequence ATGAGCAAAGCAAGGTGGATTAAAAGTCTGCTGCTCGGACTGCTGGCCGCGGGCGTCGGATTCGGCGCGGCGCCGGCCGGTGCGGAAATCTACGCAATCGACTACAATGGCTTTCATGCCGGCGCCGGCTTGAGTGCCGCCATGGGCACCTTTCACACCAACAATTCCAATTTCGGGGCTGGCGGCGTCAAGAACGGCGACAAGGATAACAGCTGGTTTGAAGTCTATATCATGCCCAGCCTCAACATGTCCTACGACACCGGAAAATTCGGTACCTTTTACGGCGAGTTTTCCTATGTCGGCACCCAGACCTTCGGCGGTATCGATCCCGCCGGTTTCTCACAGACCTTCGGCGGCAGCGAAAACCCCGGCGACTGGGAATCCGAATTGTTCTATGCCGGTTGGAAATCCGGCAACCTGATCCCCGGCCTGCCTGAAAACGTCATCGACATCAGTTTCGGTGAGCAGGTGTTTTCCGTCGGCGACGGTTTTCTGATCGCCGACGGCGAATTCGACGGCGCCAAAGGCTGTTACTGGATCGCGCCCCACAAATCCTTCCGCGAGACCGCCATCCTCAAAGTCAACACCGAACCGGTGCGGGCCGATTTCTTCTATCTGAAGGCCGACAAGGATTATGCCGATACCGAACTGTACGGGGTGAATGTCGAGTACATCAAGGACGGTTTCGGCACCCTCGGTGCTTCCTGGATGACCATCACCGACGCCAATGCCTTCTATGAAGACGGCGTGACCGAGAACTTCTATGCCAACCGCGATGGCATGGATGTCTGGAGCGTGCGTTTTCAGGGGAATCCGTTGACCGCCTGGGGCCTCGAAGAACTCTTCCTGTCCGGCGAATACGCCGACCAGGCCGGCGGTGACCGGGCCGACGTCGATGCTTACGGTTACTATGTCGAGGCGGGCTGGACCTTCGGCAACCTGCCCTGGACGCCGACCTTGAGCTATCGGTACGCGTTTTTCTCCGGCGACGATGCCGATACCTCCGATTACGAATCCTTCGATCCTCTGTTTTACGGTTTTCTGCGCGGCTGGGGCACCCATTTCATGGGCGAGGTGGTTGGCGAATATCATCTGTTCAACAGCAACCAGCAGATCCAGATGGTGCATCTGAACCTGGTTCCGACCGATAAGCTCTCCGTCGGCGCCATCTACTACAACTTCAAGCTCGACAAAAACAACATTTTCGGCACGCCGGTGACCAGCGACGAGTATGCCGACGAAATCAATCTGTACGCCGATTATGCCCTCAACGACAACGTCTGGCTCAGTGGCGTGTTCGGCTGCGCGTTCCCCGGCGAAGCCGCGGAGCAGTACTGGGGCGACGATCAGGCCATGATGGTGGTTGAAGCCTATGTAACCTTCACTTTCTGA
- a CDS encoding DUF4125 family protein, with amino-acid sequence MSHRATITDQILECELAMFLAVPTDQPYRCQQDPESFKLHRRAQFAAWSLATLQSYLADLQQARKNSRNLLAIKYARMENLIPCDNASPVIDTIIAMALDGQKRFIAAYPFLMRGGRPLDKAQDSPGVTSFETYLRGELETYSESTLALLLQDLQELERAGSSLSEATYRHLAAEWGFDSLQALEKTLEEKNKTSDR; translated from the coding sequence ATGAGCCATCGTGCAACAATCACCGACCAGATTCTGGAATGTGAACTGGCCATGTTCCTCGCCGTTCCGACCGACCAGCCCTATCGCTGCCAGCAGGACCCCGAGAGCTTCAAACTGCACCGGCGGGCCCAGTTTGCGGCCTGGTCGCTCGCAACCCTCCAGAGCTACCTGGCCGACCTGCAGCAGGCCCGCAAAAACAGCCGCAATCTTCTGGCCATCAAATATGCCCGCATGGAGAATCTCATCCCCTGCGACAATGCCAGCCCGGTTATCGACACCATCATCGCCATGGCACTGGACGGGCAAAAACGCTTCATTGCGGCGTATCCCTTCCTGATGCGGGGCGGGCGGCCGCTGGACAAGGCTCAGGACAGCCCCGGCGTGACCTCTTTTGAAACCTACCTGCGAGGCGAGCTGGAAACCTATTCAGAGAGCACCCTGGCGTTGCTGCTTCAGGACCTGCAGGAGCTGGAGCGGGCCGGATCGAGCCTGTCCGAAGCCACCTATCGCCACCTGGCGGCAGAGTGGGGATTCGATTCGCTGCAAGCGCTTGAGAAGACCCTGGAGGAAAAAAACAAAACTTCCGACAGATAA
- a CDS encoding DUF4037 domain-containing protein → MQGLQLAREFFLAHGQPMLESRFGDLWPRIAVGLVGPGSECYGFDDAISRDHDWGPGFCLWLTGEDYATWGAQLQAGYRSLPPNYAGYGPRRSSPGEEHRVGVMSIENFYGRYTGLDHPPTALREWLRLPEQNLSVCTNGAVFHDPAGVFSTWRQALLAYYPEDIRRQKIASRCMTLAQSGQYNLARSMRRGDPFASRYAEMQFCHDLMSMAFLLNRCYPPFYKWLHRATARLPILGAVIHEKITCLVTSTEDAEKLSIIEELCQFIIDELRRQGLSDARGNFLLDHAFPVQAGIADPVLRKNFSISP, encoded by the coding sequence ATGCAGGGATTACAACTGGCGCGGGAATTTTTCCTGGCCCACGGCCAACCGATGCTCGAAAGCCGCTTCGGCGATCTGTGGCCAAGGATCGCCGTCGGCCTCGTCGGACCAGGCTCGGAGTGTTACGGCTTCGATGACGCCATCTCCCGCGATCACGACTGGGGACCGGGCTTCTGCCTGTGGTTGACTGGAGAGGATTACGCGACCTGGGGCGCGCAGCTGCAGGCTGGCTACCGCAGCCTGCCACCAAATTATGCCGGGTACGGTCCGCGCCGCAGCAGCCCCGGCGAGGAACATCGCGTGGGGGTCATGAGCATCGAGAATTTTTATGGTCGCTATACGGGCCTCGACCATCCGCCAACAGCATTGCGGGAATGGCTGCGGCTGCCGGAGCAGAATCTGAGCGTCTGTACCAACGGCGCAGTGTTCCATGATCCCGCGGGCGTTTTTTCGACATGGCGCCAGGCGCTGCTCGCCTACTACCCGGAAGATATCCGTCGCCAAAAAATTGCCTCGCGCTGCATGACCCTGGCGCAGAGCGGCCAGTACAATCTGGCGCGCAGCATGCGGCGCGGCGATCCTTTTGCCAGCCGCTATGCCGAAATGCAGTTCTGCCACGACCTGATGTCCATGGCATTTCTGCTCAACCGATGCTACCCGCCATTTTACAAGTGGCTGCACCGGGCCACGGCCCGACTGCCCATTCTCGGCGCGGTGATTCACGAAAAAATCACCTGCCTGGTCACCAGCACCGAGGATGCGGAAAAGCTTTCCATCATCGAGGAGCTTTGCCAATTCATCATTGACGAATTGCGCAGGCAGGGGCTGAGCGACGCCCGCGGCAACTTTCTGCTCGACCACGCGTTCCCCGTGCAGGCCGGTATTGCCGACCCCGTATTGAGAAAAAACTTCTCTATTTCACCCTGA
- a CDS encoding uridylate kinase: MGNRHELENKLKGESLVRKGLMKSHAHIKPIRLIPDLHVIKIGGHGTMDYGREVVIPLVQELGELSRNHKLLVVTGGGVRVRHILDIGIDLGMPTGVLAELAGKISEQNAEIMALLLSPYGGTRIKSDDLLDLPMMLKLGFLPVTHGTPPYGLFEHPPGTGLIPPHRTDTGAFLMAEVLGAQSCILVKNVDGLFTENPFVNPEAKLIPEITAEELLAMDMEDMVLERKLLYLLKDAANLKEVRIVNGHKRGTIIRAMRGEPIGTVIRA, translated from the coding sequence ATGGGGAACAGACACGAACTGGAAAATAAGCTCAAAGGTGAATCGCTGGTGCGCAAAGGGCTGATGAAATCCCATGCGCATATCAAGCCGATCCGGCTCATTCCCGATCTGCACGTGATCAAGATCGGCGGACATGGCACCATGGATTACGGTCGTGAAGTGGTGATCCCCCTGGTACAGGAACTCGGCGAACTGTCCAGGAACCACAAACTGCTGGTCGTCACCGGCGGTGGCGTACGGGTCCGGCATATCCTCGACATCGGCATCGACCTCGGCATGCCCACCGGTGTGCTGGCGGAACTGGCCGGCAAAATCAGCGAGCAGAACGCCGAAATCATGGCATTGCTGCTATCGCCCTATGGAGGCACCCGTATCAAGAGCGACGATCTGCTTGACCTGCCGATGATGCTGAAGCTCGGTTTTCTGCCCGTCACCCACGGTACGCCCCCCTACGGCCTGTTCGAGCATCCGCCCGGAACCGGGCTGATCCCCCCGCACCGCACCGACACCGGGGCGTTTTTGATGGCCGAGGTGCTCGGCGCCCAGAGCTGCATTCTGGTCAAAAACGTCGACGGCCTGTTCACCGAAAATCCCTTTGTCAATCCCGAGGCGAAACTGATCCCCGAAATAACCGCGGAGGAACTGCTGGCCATGGACATGGAGGACATGGTTCTGGAGCGCAAACTGCTGTACCTGCTCAAAGATGCCGCCAACCTCAAGGAAGTTCGCATCGTCAACGGACACAAACGCGGAACCATCATCCGGGCGATGCGCGGCGAGCCGATCGGGACCGTAATTCGCGCCTGA
- the gnd gene encoding decarboxylating NADP(+)-dependent phosphogluconate dehydrogenase, whose product MEQADIGVVGLAVMGQNLALNIRDHGYRVAVYNRTTARTESFAASPEANHGILPCFSIDGLALALKRPRKILLMVSAGKAVDDTLGLLVPHLEAGDIIIDGGNSHPDDTRRRSTALSAQKLLFVGCGISGGEQGARHGPSLMPGGNPDAWPHIRPIFEAIAARVDGQPCCRWIGPQGAGHFVKMVHNGIEYGDLQLIGETYHLLRSGLHMSPEQLSGLFHRWNRGPLNSYLIDITARILSARDDDGTPLIDKILDTAGQKGTGRWTAIEALKLNTPLTTINEAVFARNLSARREERLLAAQQPAAPLRPWPKADEETLQFAHDALYASKIISYAQGFMLLKDAASAYDWDLDYRGIALIWRGGCIIRSIFLDDIAAAFDADPELQSLLLAPFFAGQLRRAETGWRQALTLGIGLGIPLPAMAASLTFFDGYRCARLPANLLQAQRDFFGAHTYERTDRPRGTFFHTDWDPPDE is encoded by the coding sequence ATGGAGCAAGCGGACATCGGCGTTGTCGGCCTGGCGGTCATGGGACAGAACCTGGCGTTGAATATCCGGGATCACGGCTATCGGGTGGCGGTCTATAACCGCACCACTGCCAGAACCGAATCATTCGCCGCCTCACCGGAAGCGAATCACGGAATTCTGCCCTGTTTTTCCATCGACGGACTGGCGCTGGCCCTGAAGCGCCCCCGCAAGATCCTGCTGATGGTCAGCGCGGGCAAGGCGGTCGATGATACCCTGGGGTTGCTGGTGCCGCACCTGGAAGCCGGCGACATCATCATCGACGGCGGCAATTCCCATCCGGACGACACCCGTCGTCGCAGCACGGCACTGTCCGCACAGAAACTGCTGTTTGTAGGATGCGGCATTTCCGGCGGCGAGCAGGGCGCGCGGCACGGACCTTCCCTGATGCCTGGCGGCAATCCCGACGCCTGGCCGCATATCCGACCGATCTTCGAGGCCATCGCCGCACGCGTCGATGGCCAGCCCTGCTGCCGCTGGATAGGACCACAGGGCGCCGGGCACTTCGTCAAGATGGTGCATAACGGCATCGAATACGGCGACCTGCAGCTGATCGGGGAAACCTACCATCTGTTGCGTTCCGGATTGCACATGTCCCCGGAACAACTGTCCGGGTTGTTCCATCGCTGGAACCGTGGTCCGCTGAATTCCTACCTGATCGACATCACGGCCCGCATTCTGTCCGCCAGGGATGATGACGGGACCCCGCTTATCGACAAAATCCTCGATACCGCCGGGCAGAAAGGAACCGGGCGCTGGACGGCCATCGAAGCGTTGAAACTGAATACCCCGCTGACCACCATCAACGAAGCGGTCTTTGCCCGGAACTTGTCCGCCCGCCGAGAAGAACGGCTGCTGGCGGCGCAACAGCCCGCCGCGCCGCTGCGTCCGTGGCCAAAAGCGGATGAAGAGACGCTGCAATTCGCCCACGACGCACTGTATGCTTCCAAAATTATTTCCTATGCCCAAGGCTTCATGCTCCTGAAAGATGCTGCCTCGGCCTACGACTGGGATCTCGATTACCGGGGGATTGCCCTTATCTGGCGCGGCGGCTGCATCATCCGCAGCATCTTTCTGGACGACATCGCCGCTGCATTTGACGCCGATCCCGAGCTGCAGAGTCTGCTGTTGGCGCCCTTCTTTGCCGGACAATTACGGCGCGCCGAAACAGGCTGGAGGCAGGCGCTAACGCTGGGGATCGGGCTCGGCATCCCCCTGCCGGCCATGGCCGCCTCCCTCACCTTTTTCGACGGTTACCGCTGCGCCCGCCTGCCGGCCAATCTGCTGCAGGCCCAGCGCGACTTTTTCGGCGCCCACACCTACGAGCGGACCGATAGACCGCGCGGCACGTTCTTTCACACCGACTGGGACCCTCCCGATGAATAA
- a CDS encoding phosphotransferase, giving the protein MQRKRHQVSTVPDFSYPTQLSCRLMAEQAARVARDCYDIGELQDIVQLYGGYTNLSFKVITRTAGGFQKYFLRIYRQGTPIEHICFEHSLVEHIVDRGGHMVAALIRTRDGANFVRRPIPNPNSSGELLYAMFAFIGGEDKYSWTCNHLSREEYIYSGRMLAELHRCAAGFDPGELTSMHRPISERLVTLPVEFAHCAEQTRQSCFDRYFLKNLEDMAAVAEKIHNRLVAASNLPIMGIHGDFHPGNQKYNLNRVIGVFDFDRACYDFRLFDVALAVIYFCCCWEKKMDGNLWLRKADLFLRAYQKRAAQWPAPGPLNREEIETFSPLLTAAALSLIRWATVEAYYLERENCPDQEYLFYLKHNVRLVRWLEHNRGRVENMLRKALA; this is encoded by the coding sequence ATGCAAAGAAAACGGCACCAGGTTTCCACGGTGCCGGATTTTTCCTACCCGACCCAGCTTTCCTGCAGGCTGATGGCCGAACAGGCCGCGCGGGTAGCCAGGGACTGCTACGATATCGGCGAACTCCAGGACATCGTGCAGCTGTACGGGGGCTATACCAACCTGAGTTTCAAGGTCATCACCCGCACTGCCGGCGGTTTTCAAAAATACTTCTTGCGCATTTACCGCCAGGGAACCCCCATCGAGCATATCTGCTTCGAACATTCCCTGGTGGAGCATATCGTCGACCGCGGCGGCCACATGGTGGCCGCCCTGATCCGCACCAGAGACGGCGCCAATTTCGTCCGGCGCCCGATTCCCAATCCCAACAGCAGCGGAGAGCTTTTGTACGCGATGTTCGCGTTTATCGGCGGCGAGGACAAATATTCCTGGACCTGCAACCACCTGAGCAGGGAAGAATACATCTACTCGGGCCGCATGCTCGCCGAGTTGCATCGATGTGCCGCCGGCTTCGATCCGGGGGAGCTGACATCGATGCACCGACCCATCAGCGAACGCCTCGTCACCCTGCCGGTCGAGTTTGCACACTGTGCCGAACAGACGCGGCAGAGTTGCTTCGACCGCTACTTCCTTAAAAACCTCGAAGACATGGCAGCGGTCGCGGAAAAAATCCACAACCGTCTGGTTGCGGCTTCAAACCTGCCGATCATGGGTATTCATGGTGATTTTCACCCGGGGAACCAGAAATACAATCTCAACCGGGTGATCGGCGTGTTCGATTTCGACCGCGCCTGTTACGATTTTCGCCTGTTCGATGTGGCACTGGCGGTTATCTATTTCTGCTGCTGCTGGGAAAAAAAGATGGATGGCAACCTGTGGCTGCGCAAGGCGGATCTGTTCCTGCGGGCTTATCAGAAACGCGCCGCGCAGTGGCCCGCGCCAGGGCCACTAAACCGCGAAGAGATCGAAACATTCTCCCCCCTGCTGACCGCCGCCGCCCTGAGCCTGATCCGCTGGGCCACCGTTGAAGCCTACTACCTTGAGCGGGAGAACTGTCCGGACCAGGAATATCTGTTTTACCTGAAGCACAATGTCCGACTGGTACGCTGGCTCGAGCATAACCGCGGCCGCGTCGAGAACATGCTGCGCAAGGCCCTGGCCTGA
- a CDS encoding ABC transporter ATP-binding protein — MTPFLALHAIEKRYNSHLALQLEEIRFESRKIYSLVGSNGCGKSTLLQIVALLLKPTFGEMVFQGEKVVWKKKNLLRLRQDITLVHQSPYLFSRSVHHNIAYGLKMRGTNSKDQHRLIHGALEMVGLEGFGRRSARELSGGEQQRVAIARALVLRPRLLLLDEPTSNMDRASIEAFDKLLPLLVEQGMTIIQATHSPDQPERLNSTIIRMEDGRLA; from the coding sequence GTGACCCCTTTTTTAGCGCTGCACGCCATCGAAAAACGCTACAACAGCCACCTGGCTCTGCAACTCGAGGAAATCCGTTTCGAGTCCCGGAAAATCTATTCCCTGGTAGGCTCCAACGGTTGCGGCAAAAGCACCCTGCTGCAGATTGTCGCGCTGTTGCTCAAACCTACCTTCGGAGAGATGGTCTTCCAGGGCGAAAAGGTGGTCTGGAAGAAAAAAAACCTGCTGCGGCTGCGTCAGGACATCACCCTGGTGCACCAATCCCCCTACCTTTTCAGCCGCTCTGTGCACCACAACATCGCTTACGGGCTGAAAATGCGCGGCACCAACAGCAAGGACCAGCACCGCCTGATTCACGGTGCCCTCGAAATGGTCGGGCTGGAAGGGTTCGGCCGGCGCAGCGCCCGTGAACTGTCCGGCGGCGAACAGCAGCGGGTGGCCATCGCCCGGGCGCTGGTGTTGCGTCCCCGGCTGCTGCTGCTTGACGAGCCAACCTCCAACATGGACCGCGCCAGCATCGAAGCCTTCGACAAACTGCTGCCGCTGCTGGTGGAACAGGGCATGACCATCATCCAGGCCACCCACTCCCCGGATCAGCCGGAACGTCTCAACAGCACCATCATTCGCATGGAGGACGGACGCCTCGCCTGA
- the zwf gene encoding glucose-6-phosphate dehydrogenase, with the protein MNNMTEPCTFVIFGATGDLARGKLLPALYHLDAAGRLHPGTRILTTGRRHPDRDAWLSETRADLSGTVRGGLQQEVFTRFADRVDYMQGDLRQADFYKQLQARLADRQGFPADTAFYMALGASDYAGVIENLDRVALLEEQLGWRRVVIEKPFGNDLQSAAILQQKLSNHLREEQIYRIDHYLGKETVRNILVFRFGNVLMEPLWNRDTIDHIQIIHAEPQGIGKRGATYDASGALRDMIQSHLLQLLTFVAMESPVSMAAEALHAEKLKVLKSIRPIPADRIGDYAVRGQYDAGKVGPDDVIAYRDEGRVAADSHTETFAALKLHIDNWRWAGVPFLLRTGKRMTAKQAMVAICFKQPPQQFFRSSHIRCDASNWLLIGIQPNECLRLEMTVKAPGEALATRQTALDAAFRKADETVNDAYEELLLDIVRGDRSLFLSYEEVTQAWQIIDPVLKAWSKPGEDLHLYPAGSWGPRAADRLFDSACQSWRHTLGACGCGMEKL; encoded by the coding sequence ATGAATAACATGACCGAACCCTGCACTTTCGTCATTTTCGGTGCGACCGGCGATCTGGCACGCGGCAAGCTGCTGCCGGCCCTTTACCATCTCGATGCCGCGGGACGCCTGCATCCGGGCACGCGCATCCTCACCACCGGGCGGCGGCATCCGGACCGTGACGCCTGGTTGAGCGAAACCCGAGCCGACCTGTCCGGCACTGTGCGGGGCGGTCTTCAGCAGGAGGTTTTCACCAGGTTTGCCGACCGTGTCGATTACATGCAGGGCGATCTGCGGCAAGCCGATTTCTATAAACAGTTGCAGGCCAGACTCGCCGATCGACAGGGTTTTCCCGCGGATACCGCCTTTTACATGGCCCTGGGGGCGTCGGACTATGCCGGCGTTATCGAAAACCTGGACCGGGTGGCCCTGCTGGAGGAGCAATTGGGATGGCGGCGGGTGGTCATCGAAAAACCATTCGGAAACGACCTGCAAAGCGCCGCGATATTGCAGCAGAAACTGTCCAACCATCTGCGCGAAGAGCAGATCTACCGTATCGACCATTACCTCGGCAAGGAAACGGTACGCAACATCCTGGTGTTCCGTTTCGGCAACGTATTGATGGAACCCCTCTGGAACCGTGACACCATCGACCATATCCAGATCATTCATGCCGAACCGCAGGGCATCGGCAAACGCGGAGCGACCTACGATGCCTCCGGTGCCCTGCGCGATATGATCCAGAGCCACCTGCTGCAACTGCTGACCTTCGTTGCCATGGAATCGCCGGTTTCGATGGCGGCCGAGGCCCTGCACGCCGAAAAGCTTAAGGTTCTCAAATCGATCCGCCCCATCCCCGCCGACCGCATCGGCGACTACGCCGTGCGCGGCCAGTACGATGCCGGCAAGGTCGGCCCCGATGACGTCATCGCCTATCGCGATGAAGGCAGGGTGGCTGCCGACAGTCACACCGAAACGTTTGCCGCCCTGAAGCTCCATATCGACAACTGGCGCTGGGCCGGTGTCCCTTTCCTGCTGCGCACCGGCAAGCGTATGACTGCCAAACAGGCCATGGTCGCCATCTGTTTCAAACAACCGCCCCAGCAGTTCTTCCGCTCCAGCCATATCCGGTGCGATGCCTCCAACTGGCTGTTGATCGGCATTCAGCCCAACGAGTGTCTGCGCCTGGAAATGACCGTCAAAGCGCCGGGAGAGGCGCTCGCCACACGCCAGACCGCTCTCGACGCCGCCTTCCGAAAAGCCGATGAGACCGTCAATGATGCCTATGAAGAACTGCTGCTTGATATTGTTCGCGGTGACCGCTCTCTGTTTTTAAGTTACGAGGAAGTCACACAGGCATGGCAAATCATCGACCCCGTACTCAAGGCATGGTCGAAACCGGGAGAAGATCTGCACCTTTATCCCGCCGGATCCTGGGGTCCACGGGCCGCCGACAGGCTGTTCGACAGTGCCTGTCAATCCTGGCGACACACCCTCGGGGCGTGTGGGTGCGGCATGGAGAAGCTCTAG
- a CDS encoding ADP-ribosylglycohydrolase family protein, translating to MLGALAGDIIGSRFEWHNIKTRVFELFTDSSRFTDDTVLTVAQADALLTGESFARKLKEYFRLYPDAGYGGIFRQWAGSDSLEPYNSFGNGSAMRVSPVGWYFNDLAEVLDEARRSAAVTHNHPEGIKGAQAVASAIFLARSGECKSAIREFVAARFGYDFKWTLADIRPWYHFDVTCQGSVPQALQAFFEADDFEDAIRNAVSIGGDSDTIACITGAVAEAFCGAVPDVIAKEAFSRLDDRLARVTKCFLAAIGRQ from the coding sequence ATGCTCGGGGCTTTGGCTGGCGATATTATCGGTTCGCGGTTTGAGTGGCACAATATCAAGACCAGGGTTTTCGAACTGTTTACGGACAGCTCGCGGTTTACAGACGATACGGTATTGACCGTGGCACAGGCCGACGCCCTGCTTACCGGGGAATCCTTCGCCCGGAAATTGAAAGAGTATTTCCGCCTGTATCCCGACGCCGGCTATGGGGGGATTTTCCGGCAATGGGCCGGTAGCGATTCTCTGGAGCCGTACAATTCCTTTGGCAACGGCTCGGCGATGCGCGTGAGCCCGGTCGGATGGTATTTTAACGACCTTGCGGAGGTTCTTGACGAAGCGCGCCGCAGCGCCGCCGTGACCCACAACCATCCCGAAGGCATCAAGGGGGCCCAGGCGGTGGCGTCGGCCATTTTCCTGGCCCGCAGCGGTGAGTGCAAATCCGCCATCCGGGAATTTGTCGCCGCGCGCTTTGGTTACGATTTCAAATGGACCCTCGCAGACATCCGGCCCTGGTATCACTTCGACGTAACCTGCCAGGGGTCGGTGCCCCAGGCTCTGCAGGCCTTTTTCGAGGCCGACGACTTCGAAGATGCCATCCGCAATGCGGTTTCCATTGGCGGCGACAGCGACACCATCGCCTGCATCACCGGGGCGGTGGCCGAGGCCTTTTGCGGCGCGGTGCCCGATGTCATCGCCAAGGAAGCATTCAGTCGCCTCGACGACAGGCTGGCCCGTGTGACGAAGTGCTTTCTGGCGGCCATCGGGCGGCAATAA
- a CDS encoding ABC transporter permease — protein MDFIFDSLKTAFVLILSWDPEVYKTVWTSLYVSLIAIVFSTVAGVPAGMAIGLGQFPGRRAVITLLNTLMALPTVVIGLVVYGFFSRSGPLGQFGLLFTPTAMVVGQIILATPIIANYTLGALSASDSRIMPTALTLGASTSRGALLLMQEIRFGVMAAIIAGFGRIIAEVGVAMMLGGNIRGYTRTMTTAIALETSKGEFAFGLALGIFLLSVALLINMFLNFLQQR, from the coding sequence GTGGATTTCATATTCGATTCGCTCAAAACAGCCTTTGTACTGATCCTTTCATGGGACCCCGAGGTTTACAAAACGGTCTGGACCTCTCTGTACGTGTCCCTGATCGCCATCGTGTTCTCCACCGTCGCCGGCGTTCCGGCCGGCATGGCCATCGGGCTTGGACAGTTTCCCGGCCGGCGCGCGGTCATTACCCTGCTCAATACCCTCATGGCCCTGCCGACGGTCGTTATCGGACTGGTGGTGTACGGATTTTTCAGCCGTTCAGGCCCCCTGGGGCAGTTCGGCCTGCTGTTCACCCCGACAGCTATGGTCGTCGGGCAGATTATCCTGGCCACGCCGATCATCGCCAACTATACCCTCGGCGCACTGAGCGCTTCGGACAGCCGCATCATGCCGACCGCCCTGACCCTCGGTGCCAGCACCAGCCGCGGGGCCCTGCTGTTGATGCAGGAGATCCGCTTCGGCGTGATGGCCGCCATTATCGCCGGATTCGGAAGAATTATCGCCGAAGTCGGAGTCGCCATGATGCTGGGCGGCAACATCCGCGGCTATACCCGCACCATGACCACCGCCATCGCGCTGGAAACCAGCAAGGGGGAATTCGCCTTCGGCCTGGCCCTCGGCATCTTCCTGTTGTCGGTCGCCCTGCTTATCAACATGTTTCTGAACTTCCTGCAACAGAGGTAA